Below is a window of Spirochaetaceae bacterium DNA.
CTTCATCGCCAGCGGCGGGGCGGGCGCTACTCATGGACATCGCCGGTTCGGAGCCGCCCACAAGAAGCGCGATCGCGTTCCAGGCGGCGAAACCCACACCACATGTGCCGACTGCGCAAGCGTCCTTATCATCTGAGAAGGCAACCTACCCTCAACCGCGTTACGAGTCCAGAAACCGGCCGGTAGCAGCTATGAGTTCCCTGGTTACCGGCTCACTGGCGTGTCCGGCGTTGTCCACCACCAACAGCTCGGCGCGCGGCCAGGCGCGGTGGAGTGTCCAGGCGCTGGCGATCGGCGCCTGGAAGTCGAAGCGGCCGTTCACCCCCTGAGGATGGCTGCGATCAGCCGGTACGGAACACGCCGGATCGAATGAGGCGGCATGAAGGAGCGCGGCTGCGTGACCAGACAGGTCGAGCCGCCTGCACCCCGGGCGGCTCCCGCTTCAAGCCGGGTCGAGAATTTCCCGCGTCGCGGCCTTTTCGACGAATGCGGAGCGGGTCATGCCGCGCATGCGGGCGGCTTCGTCGAGCGTATCGAGGAAGCCCTTCTCCAGGCTCAGGTTGACCCGCACTACCCTTTTCCGATCCCGAACGTAGGGAATCATCATGAGGACCGAGCCATTGGCGATGTCGTCCGCAACTTGCTCGCGCACGGATTCGAGACCCCGCGGAGAAGCAGGCTCGGTGTCCTCGAAGAACAGGCTCAACGCCTCGATCGAGTTGGGGACGATTTCCCCGAACGTGTCTGCGGCCGAGAAACATCCCGGAACCTCGGGAAACCGAACCCCGTAGGCGCTGCCGGGGTCCTTGTCGATGACGGCGACGTAGTGCATGCGTTCCTCCTCAAGTCCAGCCGACCTGCCTTGCGATGCTTCGTGCCGTGCCGAGTGGGAGGTCCTTCTTCGGGTGGGGCACGACCACGGTGATCGCGCCCTTTCTGAACTTGTGGTGCGACCCTTTGATGCTCACCAACTCGAAGCCCTCAGCCTTGAGACGCCTGACAATGTCTCGGCTGTTGCGAAGCATACTCAATTATATACACACGGGCCCGCGTGGCACACCAAGCGTCTGGTTCGCCGCAGCCAACAGGCGCCGGCTCTGTGGCGTCGCCGGCGTGTCTTCGATGTCGCTCGTTGCGAGCGTCGCCGCGGTGTCGCCGTCGTCTCGGTGCCGGCCGGTGGGTTGGCATAGACACGGCGAAGGAATATGGTTACCCATATGAAGACGACCGTAGAGATTCCCGACGCCCTCCTGCAGGAAGCGAAGGAGGTGGCGGCCGCACGCGGCACCACGCTCAAGGAACTGATCGCGACCGGTCTCCACGCGGTCGTGCATGATGCCCGAACCCCGGAGCGCGTCTCCTACCGGCGTCATACCGTCGCCGGCAACGGCTTGCAGCCGGGCGTGAGTGCCGGCAACTGGGAGACCATTCGGTCGCTCGCGTACGAGGGGCACGGCGGATGACCGCGGTCGACACCAACATCCTCATCTACGCGCATCGCGAGGATTCCCCTTTTCACGAGCAGGCCGATCTCGTCATCGAGCGCCTCTTTACCGGGCTCGGCACCTGGGCGATCCCCTGGCCCTGTGTGCACGAGTTCGTCGCCATCACCACGCACCCGCGCATATACGATCCCCCGTCCGCGATGGATGATGCTCTGCAGCAGGTCGACGGTTGGCTGGAATCACCGACGCTTCACCTGATCGGCGAGCAAGGCGTTCGTTCCTGGAGCGCCCTGCGCGCCCTGCTGGCAGGCGGGAAGGCTGTCGGCCCGCGCGTGCACGACGCGCGCATCGCCGCGATCTGTCAGGCGCACGGTGTCGACCCATTGTACACCGCCGATCGCGACTTTTCGCGATTCCCCGCTCTCAAGACACACAATCCGCTGCAGGCATGATCGAGCTGATTCGCCGGCTCAGTGCACCGCTGGCGCCGCTCCCGGTTGCCGGGTGCCTGCCGAGGCTGCGGCCGGCCGGCAGCGAGCGCGGCGTGCTGTTCGACGTCTACGGCACGCTGCTGATCTCGGCGGCCGGCGACATCGGCAGCGGCGCGGCGTCGCGGGAGGCCAGGCACGCGGCCATGGCGGCGGCGCTGAACGACGCCGGCCTCGCCCGCGAGGTACCCCGCGCACGCGACATGGTAGCGGCGCTGGAGGCGGCGGTGGGTGCCGTCCACGCCGAGGCGCGGGCTCGGGGCGTGGCCCATCCGGAGGTGGAGCTGCGCGAACTGTGGCGCGGCTTGCTGCCGGGCACCGGCACGGCCGCGGTGGAGCGTGCCGCGGTCAGCTACGAGTGCCGTACCAACCCGGTGTGGCCGATGCCGGGCGCCGCCGCCGCGGTGACCGCGCTGCAGGCGCGCGGGCCGGTGGGCATCGTGTCCAACGCGCAGTTCTTCACCCCGCCGGTGCTGGCCGCGCTGCTGCCGGAACTGCGCATCGACGCGCGGTTGGCGGTGTGGTCGTTCGCGGAGCGGGAGGCGAAGCCGTCGCCGCGGCTGTTCGCGGCCGCCGCCGCGCGCATGGCGCGCCACTGCCGCCTGCAGCCGCGCGAGATCGTGATGGTGGGCAACGACGTGCGCAATGACCTGCTCGGCGCGCGCGCGGCCGGTCTGCGCACCGCCCTGTTCGCCGGCGACGCCCGCTCCCTGCGCCTGCGCCGCGACGACCCGCGCTGCGCCGCCGTGCACCCCGACCTGGTGCTCACCCACCTGTCGCAACTGCCCCGTGTCTTGGGCCAAGCGCGGCGCCGGCAGGCGGCGGGCTCGGGGCACTAGGGGCGCGGCCATGCGAGCGACGCGTGCCACCATCGACCTGGCCCGCCTGCGCGCCAACCTGGCGGCGGTGGGCGCCCACCTGCGCGCCGCCCGCGGCGGCTCGCAGCCGCCTCCACGGATCTGCCTGGCGGTCAAGGCCAACGCCTACGGTCACGGCGCCGTGCCGGTGGCGCGCGCCGCCCTGCAGGCCGGCGTCAGCGCGTTCGGCGTGGCCACCGTGGACGAGGGGGTGGAACTGCGCGCGGCCGGCATCGAGGCGCCGATCCTGCTGTTCGGCCTGCCGCTGCCCGAGGAGGCGCCCGCGATCGCGGCGGCCGGGCTCACGCCGCTGTGCGGGGACGCCGCCATGGGACGCGACCTGGCACGCGCCGCGGCGGCGGCGGGGCGCACCGTCGACGTGCACCTGAAGATCGACACCGGCATGGCGCGCATCGGCTGCCGCCCGGAGGAGGCGGCGACGGTCGCCGAACAGTTGCGCGGCATGGCGGGCCTGCGCGTCACCGGCCTGTGCACCCACTTCGCCCGCTCTTCCGAAGCCGACCAGGAGTTCTCGCGCGCGCAACTCGCCGCCTTCCACGAGGCGATCGCCGCCATCCCCGACCGCCGCCTGCTGGCCCACCACGCCGCCAACTCCGGCGCCATCGTCGGCCTGCCGGAGTCGCACCTGGACATGGTACGCCTGGGGGTGATCGCCTACGGTTACTATCCGGGCGGCGACCTGCCGCCCACCGTGGCGGTGCAGCCGGTCATGGAACTGGCCACGCGCCTGGCCTACCTGAAGCGGGTGCCCGCCGGCACCGGCATCTCCTACGGTCACACCCATCGCACCGCGGCCGGCACCGTGATCGCCACCCTGCCCGCCGGCTACGCCGACGGCTACCCGCGGCTGCTCTCGAACCGCGCCGAGGTGCTGATTCGCGGCCGCCGCTACCCGGTGGTGGGCCGCATCTGCATGGACCAGTGCCTGGTCGACCTGGGGGCGCGCCACGGCGCCGCCCGCTACGACCGCGCCGTCCTGTTCGGTCCCGACCCGGCCGGCCCCGACGCCGCCGAGCTCGCCGACCGCATCGGCACCATCCCCTACGAAATCACCAGCGCCATCTCCGCCCGCGTCCCCCGCCTCTACCGCGATGGCTGATCCGGGTGTTGCGCGCAGGACGCGCTAATTCTTGGACTTGTCGACCAGGCGTTCCCTGGCGATCCAGGGCATCATGGAGCGCAGCTTGGCGCCGACTTCCTCGAGCTGGTGGCCGGCGTGGTCGGAGCGCATCTTCAGGAAGCCTTCGCGGCCGGCGCGGTTCTCGTCCATCCAGCGGCGCGCGAAGCTGCCGTCCTGGATCTCCGCCAGGATCTTCTTCATCTCGCCCTTGATGCGGGCGTCGATCAGGCGCTCGCCGGACACGTAGTCGCCGAACTCGGCGGTGTCCGACACCGAGTAGCGCATCAGCGACATGCCGCCCTCGTAGATAAGGTCGACGATCAGCTTCACCTCGTGGATGGTCTCGAAGTAGGCCATCTCCGGGGCGTAGCCCGCCTCGATCAGCGTCTCGTAGCCGGCCTGCATCAGGTGGGTCAGGCCGCCGCACAGCACCGACTGTTCGCCGAACAGGTCGGTCTCGGTCTCCTCGCGGAAGTTGGTCTCGATGACCCCGGCGCGTGCGCCGCCGATTGCCGCGGCGTACGCCAGGGCCAGGTTCTTGCCGCCGCCGGATGCGTCGTTGGCCACCGCCACCAGGCACGGCACGCCGTAGCCGAGTTCATACTGGCGGCGCACGGTGTGACCGGGCCCCTTGGGGGCGACCATGGTCACGTCCACGTCGGCGTCCGGCTCGATCAGCCCGAAATGGATGTTGAAGCCGTGGGCGAACATCAGGTTGTTGCCGGCCGCCAGACCCGGCTTGATGTCGCGCTCGTAGATCTCCGCCTGCAGGTGATCCGGCACCAGCACCATGATCGCGTCGGCCCAGGCCGCGGCGGCGGCCGTCTCCAGCACCGGTATGCCGGTTTCCTTGACCTTGGCCGCGCTGGCGCTGTCGGGACGCAGCCCGACAGCCACTTCCACGCCCGAGTCGCGCAGGTTGTTGGCGTGCGCAAAGCCCTGACTGCCGTATCCGATCACCGCCACTTTCTTGCCGGCGATCCACTGGCGCTCGATGTCGTCCTCGTAGTAGACCTGCATGATTCCTCCCGTTTTCGGTAGCCGGAGCATACCGGGAACGGCCGCCGCGTGCTATACTTCTCATCGTGGGAGAGGACCTTGGAACCCGCTGACGTGCCGTCCGAGGAGATCACCGCAGCGCTCGAACGCATGGTGGCCACGGTACGGGAGCGCGAAGATCCCGTCGAACTCAAGGAATACCGCGCGCTGTTCAAGAAACACGTGCCCTTCAACCTGCGCGGATACGTGACGGCGTACATGGTGAAGGAACTTGCCCGAGCCGGCGCCCGGCCGGACCGGACCGCGGATGGGCGGCGCGGCGAGCAACGCCGTCGGTCACGCCGGGAGCCGGAGCCGGCCGCCGCCACGCCGCGCGCCCGGCCGCGCCGGGAAGCCGAGCCCGCCGCCGGCCTGCGCCGGCTGTTCGTCAGCATCGGGCGCAACCGGCGCGTGCAGCCCGACGACCTGGCCGAGCTGATCAGTGGTTCGGTGGCCGTGGACCGGTCCGAACTGGGCGAGATCAAGGTCCTGGACAGCTACTCGTTCGTCGAGGTGCCCGAGGCGGTCGCGCAGGACACCATCTCCGCTCTTTCCGGCACCAGCTTCAAGGGACGGCGAATCACGGTCGATTTCGCCCGCGCCAAGAACTGAGCAACCCTAGCCCCCATAGCCAGCACTGCGCCGGTGACTCGCCGCCGGGGTGGCCGCCCGCGGACGGCGCCGGCGTGTGGCCGCAGGCCGACTTGGCGCGGCTGGCGCCGATGTTGCAGCGGGCGCCGCGCACGGAACTGGAGATCGGCAGCGGCAACGGCAACTTTCTCGCCGCGCACAGCGCCACCCACCGCGACACGCTGGTGATCGGCACCGAATTGAAGCTGGAGCGGTGCCGCAAGAGCGCCCGCAAGCTGGCCGCGGCCGGCGCCGGCAATGGTGTCATCGTGCATGGCCGCGCCGAACAGGTGATCGGCTGGCTGCCGGCGCAGAGTCTCGATGCCGTGCACATCTACTTCCCCGATCCGTGGCCGAAGCGGCGCCACCGCAAGCGGCGGCTGCTGCGCGCCGACACGGTGGCGCGCCTGACGCGGCTGCTGCGCCTCGGCGGACGTCTCCACCTGGTGACCGATTTCTTCGACTACTACCTGCAGGCGGTCGTACTGCTGCTGCTGCACCCCGATCTGGAGGTGGATCGCGATCCCGCCCTGCTGCCCGACGCGGCCACGCTGTCGCGCTACGGACCGCGCCTGGAGGCGCTCGGCAAGAGCCTCCTGTGCGCCACCGCCCGCCGGCACGATGCCGTGCACCGGCACGATTCAGTGCACCGGCACGATGCCGTGCACCGGCACGATTCCGTGCACGGGAACACCGGCGGCTAGCGCCGCGGCCAACGGGACATCAGCGGTTGCGGCGTTCCTCCGAGGACTGGCAGCCGATGCACAGCAGCGCGTAGGGGATCGCTTCCAGCCGTTCGCGGGGAATCCGCGACCCGCACTTCATGCATACCCCGTAGTGGCCGTTGGGAATACGCGCCAGGGCCGACTCGATCAGGTTGAGCCGGCGCATTTCCTGGGCGCCGAGCGCCTCCAGCGTCTTGCGGTCGACATCCTCGGCGGCAACATCCACCAGGTCCTTGGGATCCATATCCTCCCACAGTTCGCGGAACTCCGCGTCTTCCTGGGCCAGATGCGTGAGTATGTCTTTTTTCAGTGCGGTCAACCGCTGCCGCATAGATTCGGTGAACGCCTTTTCCAAGCCTGTCGACTCCCTGCCAGAACGCCGCACCGCCAGCCGGCCGGGCCAAGCTGCGCGGGCTGCGCAGGCTGCGCATGTATGGTGAATTATCGATCCCTTGTCAAGCTTCGTGAGCGGCCGAGGGTCAGTTTTGCGGCGGTGGCGGCGGTGACGGCGAGTGGCGGCGGGCATTTGGTTGACAAAAGCCCCTAGCGGGGAAATCATCACCGGCGAAAGGAGTTTTCTTGGCCAAAGAAGAGGCGATCGAGATTCAGGGCACGGTCAGAGAATCGTTACCCAATACCATGTTCCGCGTCGAGTTGCAGAACGGGCACCGGGTGCTTGCTCACCTGTCCGGAAAGATGCGCCGCCACTACATTCGCATCGTGCCCGGTGACCGGGTCCGGGTGGCGCTGTCCCCCTACGACCTCACTCGGGGTCGCATTATCTACCGCGAGCACTGACGGACCGCACCGGGCCGATGGTGACACCGCGCGGCCGGACGCGGACGCAGACGGAATGAGCGGCCGGCGGCGTGGGGTATTTCCCACGGGCGCGCGCCCGGTGCGGCCATCTCCCGATTCCTGCGCCGTGCGCGCGCCGCCCGGTGCCGGCGCTTGGCGCGGCGCTTCCCGGCCCGCGCGCGATCAGTAACCGCCGGCGGCGCCGGGCTGCGGCAGCGCCGGGATCGTCGTCTGCAGTGCGCGCAACTGCTTGAAGAGCTCCGACTCGGTTCCGTCGTCCGGCGTCGTGACCGCCGCGGGCGACGCCCGCGTCTGCCCGGCGTGCATCCGGCGCAGCGCCAGCTCGAGGTTCACTCTGGCATCCATCGACTCCGGGCCAAGCGCCAACGCATCGCGGAAGTGCAGCGCCGCCTCCCGGTAGCGGCCCGCCCGGTAGTGGGCATGGCCAAGGTTGAACGCCACCCGGCGGCGCAGTTCCGGATGCACGTCCGCAGGGATGCGCTGCAACAGATCCAACCCCGCATCGGTTTCGCCCACGGCCAGCCGCGCGTTCGCGAGATTGTAGGCCGCCACCTGCGACCCGGCGCGCACGGCGCCGCGGTAGTGGCGGATCGCGCGTGCCAGGTCTCCACGCGCGAAGTCGTAGTTGCCCTCCAGGACGGCGACCCGCGGCTGCCGCCCGCCCGCGGCCAGCAGAAACAGCAGCGCCAGCAGCAGCGCCGACGCCGTGCTCAGAACGTAGCGCGCCATCGTATCGTTCGCACCGCGGCGCAACCGGCCAGCGCCAGCAACGCCGCCAGTGCCAGGACCGCGTACCGCGGGCGGCGCGCCGTGGTCCGATTCGCCGCCGGCGCGGCCGGCAGGCTTGCCAGGTACGCGCGCGCCTCCGCCATGGTGCGCGGCAGCAGTGGGTCTGCGAGCACGCCGCCGCTCAAGCGCGCGATCTCCCGCATTGCGCGCTGGTCGCGCGCCGACCGCTCGCCGCCGGAAGCCGGGACCGGCGCCCCGGCCGCCGTGCCCACCGGCACGGTCACGATCGCCACGCCGCCGTGGCCGGCCCGCCGTGCCATCGGCAGCGGATCGCCGGCGCTGCTCTCGCCGTCCGACACCAGAACCACGGTGCGCACCGCGCCCGGCCTGCCCGGCAGCTCGAAGCCGGCGTAGCGTAGCGCCGCGGCGATCTGCGACCCGCCAAGCGCCGGCGCCTGGTCGTGCAGCGCGGCAAGCTGCTGCCGCAAGGCGTGGCGGTCGTCCGTGAACGGCAACAGCAGGTGGCCGGTGTCGCTGAATCCCACCACCGCAATTGCCACGGCGGGCAGCGCCTCCACCAGTTCGCCGGCCGCCGCCAGCCCGTGCTGCAGCCGGCTCGGCGCCACGTCCGCGACCGCCATGCTGCGCGACAGGTCGATCAGGAGCACCACCTCGCTGCCGTTCGGCGGCGGCGCCGGCGGGCCCGCTCCCCAGCGCGGGCCGGCGGCGCCCAGGATGACGCACGCCACCGCCACGCACGTCAGCGCTCCGTCGGCGCTCCGCTTGAAACGCAGCACCGCGTCCGGCGCCGGGTGCGCCGCCGGCAGCGACGCCACGCGGCGCAGGGCATGCAGGTCGCGGCGCGCGCGGCGGGCGGCATACCCCAGCGCCGCCGCCAGCGGCGCCAGCACGGCGAGCAGCAGCAGCACGCCCGGCTGGTCAATGGTGATCGCGCCAAACAGGGTCAGCATCCGCGCACCGCTCCTTTAGAACAGCTCCGCGAGCACCACGCGGCGCAGCGCCACGTCGAGCAGCAACACGCACAGCGCGGCGAGCAGCAGCGCTCGGTGATGCGGGCGGCGCGAGACCTGTCCCCGGGTGTGGCGATCGACCCGTTCCAGGGCATCGATCTCGCGGAACACCGCGGCCAGCACCCCCGGCTCGTCGGCGGCAAACGACCGCCCGCCGGTGATTTGGGCCACCCGCTCCAGCAGAGCGGGGTCGAAGCGGCCACGATAGCGGCCGCGCTGCGTCAGCCCGGTGCGCGGGTCGGTGATTTCGATCACCGCGTCGCCGGCGCCGCCAATGCCGACGGTGTAAATGCGCACGCCGCGCGCGGCGGCCAGCGCCGCGGCGGCCTCCGGTGTCAGCTCGCCGGCGTTGTTGTCGCCGTCGGTCAGCAACACAATCACCCGGCCCGGCGCCGCGCTGTCCTGCAGGTGCAGCAGGGCCACCGCGATGCCCATGCCGATGGCGGTAGTGTCGCCGAGCGTAGGCACGGCCATCCGATCGAGGGCGGCGTGCAGGGCGGCCCGGTCGAGGGTCTTGGCAACCCGCAGCACCGCGCGGTCGCTGAAGCTCACCAGGCCGATGGCGTCGTTGCCGCGGCCGGCCACGAAGTCGCGAATGACCCGGACCGCGGCGTCCAGGCGGCGGGCGCCGCCCAGGTCGCGGGCCGCCATGCTCGGCGACTCGTCGAGCACGATCATCAGGTCGAGTCCGGGGCTCAGGTGCACGTCGTCCCGGTGCACGCGCGCCGGGCCGGCAGCGGCGACAATCAACAGCGCAGCCGCCAGCCAGAACGGGGCGCGGGCGGCAACGGCGAGCAGTTGATCCGCGCCGCGGCGGACGAGCGGCGTGGCGCCCCAGCGGTGCAGCGGTACGCGCAGCACGCCGCCGCGGCCCGGCCGGAAGTAAACCAGGTAGACGGCCGGTGGCAGCAACAGCAGCGCGCCGAGCAGCAGCGGCTGCTCAAAGCTCCACATCGCTTGCTCCTCGCCGGCGCGCGGCGCGTTCCTCGAGGACCGCGTCGATCGCCCGTGCCAGCGTCACCAGTTGTCGTGCCGCGGCGTGCATCTCCCCGGCGGCGGCGGCGCCTGCGCCGGAGAACTTCACCCGGTCGGCTGCCTCCAGAATCGCGGTCAGGTCCGACGCCAGGCCGTGCGGCAGCCCCTGTTCGGGGAGCGCCGCGCGCAACTCGCGGACGGTCAGGGCGTGTGCGGGAAGCGCCAGCCGATCGGTGAGGTAGCCGCGCGCCAACCGCGCCAGGCGCGCGTAGAACGAAACCGGATCGCCCGCCGCGTTGGCGCTGCCGGCGCCATCGACGCCATCGAGATCGCCCGCCTGCAGGCGCTGCACGGCGCGTTCAAGCAACATGCGCGGCCGCGTGCGCGCGCGGCGGGCGCGGAGCCGGCGCCCGCCGCCTGCCAGCAGCAGCACGCCGCTGACCAGCGGGTAGGGCACGACCAGCACCGCCAGCGCACCGCCGGCCAGGAGCGCCGCGGTACCGGGGATCGCCATCTGTGGCGCCGGCGGACGCAGCGCCGGCGGCGCCTCGCCGTAACGCGGCAGCACCGAGGTGGTGAGAAAGCCGATCCCGGTCAGTTGCAACGGGCCCACGTCGATCGGCGGCAGCTCGCCGACACCGGGCCGGTAGCTGGTAAACCGCACGCGCACCTCCCAGTTCCCGTCGGTGCGCGCCAGCACTTCCACGTCGTGCACCGACAACCAGTCGTCGCCGGCAACCGTGTCCGGTGCGGTGAGATCCGTGTCGCCGTGCACGACGATGCGCGCCACGACCAGGTCGCCGGCCACGAACCGCGCCGGCTCGAACCGCACCTCCCGCACCCGCTCCGTTTCCACACCGGCTTCCGCCGCCCCGGCGCCGCCCTCCTCGGCGGCGGCCGGCGCCAGACCGCACCACGCCGTGGCCAGCAGAGTCAACCAAGCCCTGCCGCGCCGGCACAGGCGCGCGCCGGGACGGACAGCCCGGCGGCCACGGTGCCACCTCCTCGCACGGGCGCGCGGTCGGGAGCGCGGGCGCCGGGCGCGCGGGGGCGCCAGTGCGGGCAGGCCTGTCAGCACGGTGCGCCGCGCCTGCCGCGGCCGCGGCGGCGAAAGAACGCCGCCAGGGCGGCACCGGGATCTTCGCCGGTGGTGATCTCCAGCAGGTCGACGCCGTGACCGCGGCAGCCGGCACGGATCTCGCCGTAGTGATCCTGCCAATAGGCGGCATAGGCGGCGCGGAACCGCCGCGACCGGCCTGCGGCCCAGGACACCCGCCCCGACTCCGCATCCTGCACCTCCACCCGGCCCGTCGCCGGAAACTCGCCGTCGGCGGCATCGGCTACGCGCACCGCGACCACCTCGTGGCGGCGGCGCAACAGCGCGAGCTGCGGCCAGAAGCCGGTGGTCCTGAAATCGGACACCAGCACGCAGGTGGCGCGCCGGTGCAGCACTCCCGCGACGCCGCGCAGCGCGCCGGCGAGGTCGGAGCCGCGCCCGGCCGGTGCCATGGCCAAGACCTCGCCGGCGATGCGCAACGGATGGCCGCGCCCGCGCCGTGCCGGCAACCAGCGTTCGCGGCGGTCGGAAAACAGGTACGCGCTTACCGGGTCGCCGGCGAGGTGCGCGGCGTGGGCCAGAATGGCGACAATCCACGCGGCCAGTTCGCGGCGGGAGCCGTCTCCACTCAACAGCGACCCGGACACGTCCACCACCAGCACCAGGTTCAGCTCCCGCTCCTCGCGAAACACCTTGGTGAACGGGCTGCCGATGCGCGAGGTCACGTTCCAGTCGATCAACCGTGCATCGTCGCCGACCGTATACTCCCGCACCTCGTGGAACTCCATGCCTTCGCCGCGGTACACGCTTCGGTGTCCGCCCGCCTGCAGACTCGCTACCGTCTGCCGGGCGAGCAGATCCAGCCGGCGCGCCTGTGCGGCGATCGTGCCCGCCGACACCTGGCTACGGCACCTCCACGTGAGCGAGCAGCGCTTCGATCACCTGTTCGGCCGTGATTCCCTCCGACTCGCCCTCGTAGCTCAACACCAGGCGGTGCCGCAGCACGTCGGGCGCCACCCCCTTGACGTCTTCGGGGACGACGAACGGGCGGCCCGCGAACAGGGCCGCGATCTTCGCGCAGCGGTACAGGTAGATCGACGCGCGCGGCGATGCGCCGTGTTCGACGAAGCGAAGAAAGTCCGGTTGCGGCGCCGCCCCGTTCTCGCCACCGGCGGCGCCGGGCGCCGGGCGCGTGGCGCGCATCAGGGTCACGACGTACTCTTCGATGCGGCGGTCGACCCGCGTGCGCGCCGCACTCGCGCGCAGGCCGGCGATGGCACGCCGGTCGAGCAGCGGGCGCAGCGCCGCGGGCTGCTCGTCGCCGACCAGCCGCAGCACTTCCAACTCCTCCTCGAATGCGGGGTACGGGACGCGCAGCTTGAACAGAAACCGGTCGAGCTGCGCCTCCGGCAGCGGATAGGTGCCCTGCTGCTCGAGCGGGTTCTGGGTCGCCAGCACCAGGAACGGTTCGTCCAGCGGGTGGGTCTCGGTGCCGAGCGTGACCTGGCGCTCCTCCATCGCCTCCAGCAGCGCGGACTGCACCTTGGCGGGCGCACGGTTGATCTCGTCCGCCAGTACCAGGTGCGCGAAGATCGGCCCCTTGCGCGCCACGAACTCACCGCTGTTCGGCCGGTACACCATGGTGCCGATCACGTCGGCCGGGAGCAGGTCGGGCGTGAACTGCAGGCGCCGGAAACTGACGTCCGTGACCTCCGCGAGCGCCTTCACCGCGCGCGTCTTGGCCAGCCCCGGCATCCCTTCGAGCAGCACGTGCCCGCCGGCGAGCAGCGCCATCATCATGCCCCGCACCATCGATCGCTGGCCGACGATGCGCTTGCCCACCTCGGCGAAGCAGGCATCGAGCAGGCGTCCCTGCTCGGCCGTCTGCTCGGCCGGGTGACCATTTGCCCGCTCGCCCGGCCGCGCCGCCGGCTCAACTCCGGTAGTCTGCATTCTCGCGGACATACTCGTAGCCGAGGTCGGAGG
It encodes the following:
- a CDS encoding PIN domain-containing protein is translated as MTAVDTNILIYAHREDSPFHEQADLVIERLFTGLGTWAIPWPCVHEFVAITTHPRIYDPPSAMDDALQQVDGWLESPTLHLIGEQGVRSWSALRALLAGGKAVGPRVHDARIAAICQAHGVDPLYTADRDFSRFPALKTHNPLQA
- the alr gene encoding alanine racemase; amino-acid sequence: MRATRATIDLARLRANLAAVGAHLRAARGGSQPPPRICLAVKANAYGHGAVPVARAALQAGVSAFGVATVDEGVELRAAGIEAPILLFGLPLPEEAPAIAAAGLTPLCGDAAMGRDLARAAAAAGRTVDVHLKIDTGMARIGCRPEEAATVAEQLRGMAGLRVTGLCTHFARSSEADQEFSRAQLAAFHEAIAAIPDRRLLAHHAANSGAIVGLPESHLDMVRLGVIAYGYYPGGDLPPTVAVQPVMELATRLAYLKRVPAGTGISYGHTHRTAAGTVIATLPAGYADGYPRLLSNRAEVLIRGRRYPVVGRICMDQCLVDLGARHGAARYDRAVLFGPDPAGPDAAELADRIGTIPYEITSAISARVPRLYRDG
- a CDS encoding DbpA RNA binding domain-containing protein, with protein sequence MEPADVPSEEITAALERMVATVREREDPVELKEYRALFKKHVPFNLRGYVTAYMVKELARAGARPDRTADGRRGEQRRRSRREPEPAAATPRARPRREAEPAAGLRRLFVSIGRNRRVQPDDLAELISGSVAVDRSELGEIKVLDSYSFVEVPEAVAQDTISALSGTSFKGRRITVDFARAKN
- a CDS encoding TraR/DksA family transcriptional regulator gives rise to the protein MEKAFTESMRQRLTALKKDILTHLAQEDAEFRELWEDMDPKDLVDVAAEDVDRKTLEALGAQEMRRLNLIESALARIPNGHYGVCMKCGSRIPRERLEAIPYALLCIGCQSSEERRNR
- a CDS encoding type II toxin-antitoxin system HicB family antitoxin, whose protein sequence is MHYVAVIDKDPGSAYGVRFPEVPGCFSAADTFGEIVPNSIEALSLFFEDTEPASPRGLESVREQVADDIANGSVLMMIPYVRDRKRVVRVNLSLEKGFLDTLDEAARMRGMTRSAFVEKAATREILDPA
- a CDS encoding tetratricopeptide repeat protein gives rise to the protein MARYVLSTASALLLALLFLLAAGGRQPRVAVLEGNYDFARGDLARAIRHYRGAVRAGSQVAAYNLANARLAVGETDAGLDLLQRIPADVHPELRRRVAFNLGHAHYRAGRYREAALHFRDALALGPESMDARVNLELALRRMHAGQTRASPAAVTTPDDGTESELFKQLRALQTTIPALPQPGAAGGY
- a CDS encoding HAD family hydrolase, with translation MIELIRRLSAPLAPLPVAGCLPRLRPAGSERGVLFDVYGTLLISAAGDIGSGAASREARHAAMAAALNDAGLAREVPRARDMVAALEAAVGAVHAEARARGVAHPEVELRELWRGLLPGTGTAAVERAAVSYECRTNPVWPMPGAAAAVTALQARGPVGIVSNAQFFTPPVLAALLPELRIDARLAVWSFAEREAKPSPRLFAAAAARMARHCRLQPREIVMVGNDVRNDLLGARAAGLRTALFAGDARSLRLRRDDPRCAAVHPDLVLTHLSQLPRVLGQARRRQAAGSGH
- the infA gene encoding translation initiation factor IF-1, whose protein sequence is MAKEEAIEIQGTVRESLPNTMFRVELQNGHRVLAHLSGKMRRHYIRIVPGDRVRVALSPYDLTRGRIIYREH
- a CDS encoding type II toxin-antitoxin system HicA family toxin, giving the protein MLRNSRDIVRRLKAEGFELVSIKGSHHKFRKGAITVVVPHPKKDLPLGTARSIARQVGWT
- the ilvC gene encoding ketol-acid reductoisomerase, which codes for MQVYYEDDIERQWIAGKKVAVIGYGSQGFAHANNLRDSGVEVAVGLRPDSASAAKVKETGIPVLETAAAAAWADAIMVLVPDHLQAEIYERDIKPGLAAGNNLMFAHGFNIHFGLIEPDADVDVTMVAPKGPGHTVRRQYELGYGVPCLVAVANDASGGGKNLALAYAAAIGGARAGVIETNFREETETDLFGEQSVLCGGLTHLMQAGYETLIEAGYAPEMAYFETIHEVKLIVDLIYEGGMSLMRYSVSDTAEFGDYVSGERLIDARIKGEMKKILAEIQDGSFARRWMDENRAGREGFLKMRSDHAGHQLEEVGAKLRSMMPWIARERLVDKSKN
- a CDS encoding VWA domain-containing protein, translated to MLTLFGAITIDQPGVLLLLAVLAPLAAALGYAARRARRDLHALRRVASLPAAHPAPDAVLRFKRSADGALTCVAVACVILGAAGPRWGAGPPAPPPNGSEVVLLIDLSRSMAVADVAPSRLQHGLAAAGELVEALPAVAIAVVGFSDTGHLLLPFTDDRHALRQQLAALHDQAPALGGSQIAAALRYAGFELPGRPGAVRTVVLVSDGESSAGDPLPMARRAGHGGVAIVTVPVGTAAGAPVPASGGERSARDQRAMREIARLSGGVLADPLLPRTMAEARAYLASLPAAPAANRTTARRPRYAVLALAALLALAGCAAVRTIRWRATF